One genomic region from Blastopirellula marina encodes:
- a CDS encoding exo-alpha-sialidase, with the protein MTFRALIITLLLTLGLGGFAVQAEETNRKEYSPVMLSGDWVPEKPHQIDFDNLPKIPSQHVVISDVRKPKGVHQHNYLTFYDGRFWAMWSDGPGVEDRVGQRVSYATSNDGIQWSKPKYVTPEPPTSGKDSKHYNTRSSEGFRWISRGFWQRDGELLALCSLDEAAGFFGKSLELRAFRFDKKGNAWVDHGLVHKNAINNFPPKQIPTGEWMMSRRTYDYSKHGVEFLTGGVDAIDDWEAFPVLGSSQELAAEEPYWWVLPDGRLTALFRDNRKSGYLYRSFSEDNGRTWSRPRRTDFPDARSKFSGVRLADGRYILVSNPHPKRRDPLALSISSDGVVFTKMGYLAGGRHVDYPHVIEHDGHVLIAFATQKQTVEVLKIKLEDLDNLTMPDKPLVKTAPNESNQRE; encoded by the coding sequence ATGACATTTCGTGCACTTATTATCACGTTGCTGCTGACTTTAGGTCTGGGCGGATTTGCCGTTCAGGCAGAAGAGACGAATAGGAAAGAGTACTCACCGGTCATGCTTTCCGGTGATTGGGTACCGGAAAAACCGCATCAGATTGACTTCGATAATCTTCCCAAGATTCCCTCGCAACACGTAGTGATTAGTGACGTCCGCAAGCCGAAAGGCGTGCATCAACACAACTATCTTACGTTCTACGATGGCCGCTTTTGGGCCATGTGGAGCGACGGACCGGGCGTAGAAGATCGAGTAGGCCAGCGGGTATCCTATGCGACGAGCAACGATGGCATCCAGTGGAGCAAGCCCAAGTACGTCACGCCAGAGCCGCCCACCTCGGGTAAGGACTCCAAGCATTACAACACGCGCAGCAGTGAAGGTTTTCGCTGGATCTCGCGCGGCTTCTGGCAGCGAGATGGTGAGCTTCTCGCTCTATGCTCACTTGACGAAGCGGCTGGCTTTTTCGGAAAGAGTCTGGAGCTCAGGGCGTTCCGTTTCGATAAGAAGGGCAATGCCTGGGTGGATCATGGTCTGGTTCACAAGAACGCAATTAATAACTTTCCACCCAAGCAGATCCCTACCGGCGAATGGATGATGTCGCGGAGAACCTACGACTACTCCAAACATGGTGTCGAGTTTCTGACTGGTGGCGTCGATGCGATCGATGACTGGGAGGCTTTCCCGGTACTTGGCTCCAGTCAGGAATTAGCGGCCGAAGAACCTTACTGGTGGGTTCTACCAGACGGTCGTCTGACGGCATTGTTTCGTGACAATCGTAAGAGTGGTTACCTGTATCGTTCGTTCTCAGAAGACAATGGTCGTACGTGGAGTCGTCCACGTCGTACCGACTTCCCCGATGCTCGTTCCAAATTCAGCGGTGTACGCTTGGCCGATGGGCGTTACATCTTGGTGTCGAACCCCCACCCGAAACGACGTGACCCTTTGGCCCTATCGATCAGTAGCGATGGTGTTGTGTTCACGAAGATGGGGTATCTGGCCGGAGGAAGACATGTTGATTACCCGCATGTTATCGAGCACGATGGCCATGTACTGATTGCATTTGCGACACAGAAGCAGACCGTCGAAGTGCTGAAGATTAAGCTCGAGGACCTCGACAACTTGACGATGCCCGACAAGCCACTTGTTAAGACCGCCCCCAACGAGTCCAATCAGCGCGAGTAG
- a CDS encoding DUF1338 domain-containing protein, with the protein MTARKSYFLLTKLLEPEIRIEFFRLVPYTKENVMDRSIEKLIEQLWDSYRKINPQADQIHQLLSDRGETIVNDHIAFRTFQDPRIGIDRLAIPFLEAGYQAAGEYHFEAKKLYARHFQHIDPVLPKVFISELLLDEFSGEFRDTIQRMLDQLPDMTSLTQPLCTAGRLWEVPYADYEALSEQSEYAAWMAAHGYCANHFTVFVNALTTIDSLQALNTLLVNEGFALNQEGGAIKGSPEVYLEQSSTIASVVDVPFNDGVHAVPGCYYEFARRYCQPDGTLFEGFVAKSADKIFESTDKKLQN; encoded by the coding sequence TTGACCGCCCGTAAGTCTTATTTCTTACTTACAAAGTTGCTTGAACCAGAGATCAGGATAGAATTCTTCAGATTGGTACCTTATACCAAGGAGAACGTAATGGATCGCAGCATCGAGAAGCTTATCGAACAGCTCTGGGACTCGTATCGGAAAATCAATCCGCAGGCCGATCAGATCCACCAATTGCTTTCAGATCGTGGCGAGACCATCGTCAACGATCACATCGCGTTTCGAACATTTCAGGATCCGCGAATCGGAATAGATCGACTGGCGATCCCCTTTCTAGAGGCAGGATACCAGGCAGCAGGCGAATATCACTTCGAGGCTAAGAAGCTCTATGCCAGGCACTTTCAACACATCGACCCTGTGCTGCCCAAGGTCTTTATTAGCGAACTGCTTTTGGATGAATTTTCAGGTGAATTCCGCGATACCATTCAGCGGATGCTAGACCAGTTGCCAGACATGACCTCCTTGACTCAACCGCTGTGTACGGCAGGAAGATTGTGGGAAGTTCCCTATGCGGATTATGAAGCGCTCAGCGAACAGAGCGAGTACGCTGCTTGGATGGCCGCTCATGGCTATTGTGCAAATCACTTCACTGTCTTCGTCAATGCCTTGACGACAATTGACTCTTTGCAGGCATTGAACACCCTTCTCGTGAATGAAGGGTTTGCATTGAATCAGGAAGGGGGAGCCATCAAGGGCTCGCCGGAAGTTTACTTAGAACAATCGTCAACGATTGCGTCAGTCGTGGACGTACCATTTAACGATGGAGTGCACGCAGTACCGGGCTGTTACTACGAGTTTGCCCGGCGTTACTGTCAACCGGACGGTACCCTCTTTGAAGGTTTCGTTGCTAAAAGCGCCGATAAAATCTTCGAGAGTACCGACAAAAAGCTGCAAAACTAG
- a CDS encoding Glu/Leu/Phe/Val dehydrogenase dimerization domain-containing protein, producing MSEILVLVVEDNPLQAKLIEELLSETGETKFTIYSVERLETGLNYLSQNRPDAILLDLTLPDSEGLPTFLRMHEAAGNIPVVVLTGNDDLSLAAKAVEAGAQDYLVKGKIDGHRLARSLRLAVKRTHAEQQEWNSPMLHLAQQQFLKAAQIMSLDENLRERLLFPQRTLVVTLPFRRDRYTHVETVFGYRVQHLLTMGPTKGGIRYHEDVGLGEVSALAMWMTWKCALMRLPFGGAKGGVRIDPTDLTSHEIQRLTRRYTMEIIEMIGPDKDIPAPDMGTNEQVMAWLMDTYSQQLGYSVPTIVTGKPVALGGSLGRREATGRGLVYVVEEAAKVMGMPMQGATAVVQGFGNVGSNTARLLEELGTKVIGVSDVSTGLYNPKGLSVTDLLQYVEDNRVLKGYPHAEEVTNQELLELKCDILAPCALQNQITASNVDKLQCKMVAEGANGPTTLEADEVLKDRGIFVVPDVLGNAGGVTVSYFEWVQGTQNYMWTLDEINSRLKKILVDAFQRTLGRSEKQNLDFRTAALIEGIERVAEAKLRRGLFP from the coding sequence ATGTCAGAGATTCTTGTTCTTGTCGTTGAAGACAACCCGCTTCAGGCCAAACTAATCGAGGAACTTCTCTCGGAAACAGGCGAAACGAAGTTTACCATATACAGTGTCGAACGGCTGGAAACGGGACTGAATTATCTGTCTCAGAACCGCCCCGATGCTATTTTGCTCGACCTTACACTGCCTGACAGCGAAGGCCTGCCGACCTTTTTGCGAATGCATGAGGCAGCCGGTAATATTCCGGTGGTCGTGCTGACCGGCAATGACGATCTTTCTCTGGCTGCCAAAGCGGTCGAAGCAGGTGCCCAGGATTATCTTGTCAAAGGGAAGATCGACGGACACCGCCTGGCGCGGTCACTAAGGCTTGCTGTCAAACGCACGCATGCCGAGCAGCAAGAATGGAATTCGCCCATGCTGCATCTGGCTCAGCAGCAATTCCTGAAAGCGGCTCAAATCATGAGCCTCGACGAAAACCTGCGAGAACGGCTACTGTTCCCGCAGCGGACACTTGTGGTCACGCTACCATTTCGCAGAGATCGCTACACGCACGTCGAAACCGTGTTCGGCTACCGTGTCCAGCACCTCTTGACGATGGGACCAACCAAAGGGGGCATTCGCTATCACGAAGACGTCGGACTTGGCGAAGTGTCGGCACTAGCGATGTGGATGACCTGGAAATGCGCATTGATGCGTCTCCCTTTTGGAGGGGCCAAAGGTGGAGTCCGAATTGACCCGACGGACTTGACTAGCCACGAGATACAGCGACTAACGCGCCGATACACGATGGAAATCATCGAAATGATCGGCCCAGATAAGGACATTCCCGCTCCTGATATGGGAACAAACGAGCAGGTTATGGCATGGTTGATGGACACTTACAGCCAGCAGCTAGGCTATTCAGTACCAACGATCGTCACCGGCAAACCCGTGGCACTGGGGGGCTCCCTAGGGCGTCGCGAAGCGACCGGTCGAGGGCTTGTTTATGTCGTTGAAGAAGCCGCCAAGGTGATGGGAATGCCAATGCAAGGAGCAACTGCCGTCGTCCAAGGTTTCGGTAATGTGGGTAGCAACACGGCCCGGCTGCTGGAAGAGCTTGGGACGAAGGTGATCGGTGTTAGCGATGTTTCCACCGGTCTCTACAATCCGAAGGGGCTTTCGGTCACCGATTTGCTGCAGTATGTCGAGGACAATCGAGTTCTCAAAGGTTATCCGCACGCCGAAGAGGTAACTAACCAGGAGCTGCTCGAACTTAAGTGCGATATCCTGGCACCGTGTGCGTTGCAAAATCAAATTACGGCGAGCAACGTCGATAAACTACAGTGCAAGATGGTAGCCGAAGGGGCCAACGGCCCGACTACCCTGGAGGCTGACGAGGTGCTTAAAGATCGAGGGATCTTCGTCGTGCCTGACGTTCTCGGCAATGCTGGCGGCGTGACGGTATCGTACTTCGAGTGGGTCCAGGGAACTCAAAACTACATGTGGACTCTGGACGAGATCAATTCACGGCTGAAAAAGATTTTGGTCGATGCATTTCAGCGAACGCTTGGTCGTAGTGAAAAGCAAAACCTTGACTTCCGTACAGCCGCACTGATCGAAGGCATCGAGAGAGTAGCCGAGGCCAAGCTGCGTCGTGGCTTGTTCCCATAA
- a CDS encoding hydrolase — MALESEVQTILSRIESQRDEMLYQLVLWAAINSGTSNLAGLSQLGNLVLDQLRAVSDDVQAVPVVPQLFVDEHGDLKERIIGDVLLGFRRVGAPRQAILSIHLDTVYPANSPFQLVKQEGNILHGPGVADAKGGLVVLLWALKAFEDYVEATGNTKLGWKVILNSDEEIGSPASREVFSNHSDGVDFGLLFEPCLPNGSLVGQRKGSGNFEIVVRGQAAHAGREFFKGRNAIVAAAQVTQKLHALNGRWHDTTINVAKIDGGGPTNVVPDTAVVRFNVRYPSADIEGALNAAINRIIEETQDGITLIRHGGFFAPPKPMTEAYESLLKTVQANGKTLGIDLAWEPTGGVCDGNRLAALGIPNVDTMGVRGGNIHSPQEYMHCDSLVQRTQLTFLTLITLAERFPQAEAPAPE, encoded by the coding sequence ATGGCACTGGAATCGGAAGTTCAAACCATCTTATCCCGTATTGAATCGCAGCGGGATGAAATGCTCTACCAGCTGGTGCTATGGGCTGCTATCAACTCTGGCACTAGCAACCTGGCTGGTCTTAGCCAGTTGGGTAATCTGGTGCTCGACCAACTGCGCGCTGTTTCCGACGATGTCCAGGCAGTTCCTGTCGTACCGCAGCTTTTCGTCGACGAACATGGTGACCTGAAAGAACGCATCATCGGCGATGTCCTACTTGGATTTCGGCGTGTTGGAGCTCCTCGTCAGGCGATTCTGTCGATTCACTTGGATACTGTCTATCCGGCCAACTCCCCTTTCCAGCTGGTCAAGCAAGAGGGCAACATTCTTCATGGCCCCGGCGTTGCCGACGCGAAAGGTGGGCTGGTTGTTCTCTTGTGGGCATTGAAAGCATTCGAAGACTATGTCGAGGCAACTGGCAATACTAAATTGGGATGGAAAGTAATCCTTAACAGCGACGAGGAGATTGGCTCGCCTGCCTCACGCGAGGTTTTCAGCAATCATTCCGATGGAGTCGATTTTGGATTGTTGTTCGAACCTTGCCTGCCCAACGGCAGTCTTGTGGGGCAGCGGAAGGGATCTGGCAACTTTGAAATCGTTGTCCGGGGGCAAGCGGCACATGCTGGCCGCGAGTTTTTCAAGGGACGAAACGCAATCGTGGCGGCAGCCCAAGTTACCCAGAAGCTGCATGCGTTGAACGGGCGTTGGCACGATACGACAATCAACGTCGCCAAGATTGATGGCGGAGGCCCCACGAACGTGGTACCAGATACTGCTGTCGTTCGATTCAACGTGCGATACCCCTCTGCTGATATTGAAGGAGCATTGAATGCTGCGATCAATCGAATTATCGAGGAAACCCAAGATGGCATCACCTTGATCCGCCATGGCGGATTCTTCGCCCCTCCCAAGCCCATGACCGAAGCATATGAATCGCTACTCAAGACGGTTCAAGCAAATGGGAAGACACTTGGGATTGATCTGGCCTGGGAGCCGACCGGCGGCGTATGCGATGGCAATCGACTGGCAGCACTGGGTATACCCAATGTCGATACGATGGGGGTCCGCGGGGGGAACATTCACTCTCCGCAGGAATATATGCATTGCGACAGCTTGGTCCAGCGAACGCAGCTCACCTTCCTCACACTGATCACCCTCGCCGAAAGATTTCCGCAGGCCGAAGCGCCGGCACCGGAGTAA
- a CDS encoding aminotransferase class III-fold pyridoxal phosphate-dependent enzyme has protein sequence MESEMLIAQQLLSDPRVAQATELLTTALVEHSANLRHCGPKAELSVPYQKWLEVFAELRGNSLFFPFLGSGAGQGALVELADGSVKYDMITGIGVHAMGHANPDLLAELIPAVLSDTIMQGNLQQNTESLLLSKQLVTLANRQGAALDHCFLSSSGAIANENAFKVLFQHRNGSSRILAFENAFAGRTHLTGQVTDRPKNREGQPLTVPVDYVPFFDEEHPTESTEATRKALNKYLQRYPDAHCGFIMELVQGEGGYYSAPREYFVAICQLLRKHEIPVFFDEIQTFGRTYAPFAFQMLELDAFADVVSVGKMSQVCATFFRKELNPKPGLLSQTFTSSTTAIIAARWILRKLAEGDFYGQKGRIAEIHSRFVSRFEAIHAKAPDRIRGPWGIGGMVAFTPMNGSAEAAKKVLYALYEAGVIAFVAGAGPARVRFLPPFLSLTNDEIENVCDILESVLLSLEVSP, from the coding sequence ATGGAATCCGAAATGCTGATTGCCCAACAGCTTTTGTCTGACCCCCGCGTTGCCCAGGCCACGGAACTTCTGACCACGGCTTTGGTGGAACATTCTGCGAATCTAAGACATTGCGGTCCGAAAGCTGAATTGTCGGTCCCCTATCAGAAGTGGCTCGAGGTGTTCGCGGAACTTCGAGGCAACTCCTTGTTCTTTCCATTTCTTGGAAGCGGTGCAGGGCAGGGCGCGTTGGTGGAACTCGCAGATGGCAGTGTCAAATACGACATGATCACGGGCATTGGTGTCCACGCGATGGGACATGCCAACCCCGATCTTCTGGCCGAACTTATACCAGCGGTCCTTTCAGATACCATCATGCAGGGAAATCTCCAGCAGAACACGGAATCGCTGCTTCTGAGCAAGCAACTAGTAACGCTTGCCAATCGACAGGGCGCGGCACTCGACCATTGCTTTCTGTCGAGCAGCGGAGCCATAGCCAACGAAAATGCATTCAAGGTGCTGTTTCAACATCGAAACGGTTCCAGCCGGATCTTAGCGTTCGAAAACGCTTTTGCCGGGCGAACACATCTTACCGGCCAGGTGACCGATCGTCCCAAGAATCGGGAGGGGCAGCCTCTTACAGTTCCCGTAGACTACGTCCCATTTTTTGATGAGGAGCATCCGACCGAAAGTACCGAGGCAACACGAAAGGCCTTAAACAAGTACCTCCAACGCTACCCCGATGCGCACTGTGGCTTCATCATGGAACTAGTGCAGGGAGAAGGGGGTTACTACAGTGCTCCGCGAGAATACTTTGTTGCCATTTGTCAGCTGCTTAGAAAGCACGAGATCCCCGTCTTTTTTGACGAGATCCAAACATTTGGTCGGACCTACGCTCCGTTCGCATTTCAAATGCTTGAATTGGATGCATTTGCTGATGTGGTATCGGTGGGAAAGATGTCTCAGGTTTGTGCGACGTTCTTCCGCAAAGAACTCAACCCCAAACCAGGACTGCTGAGTCAGACATTTACATCTTCAACGACAGCCATTATCGCCGCTCGTTGGATCTTGCGAAAACTAGCTGAAGGGGACTTCTACGGCCAGAAGGGACGCATTGCCGAAATCCACAGTCGGTTTGTATCCCGCTTCGAAGCAATCCATGCCAAAGCGCCCGATCGCATTCGTGGCCCATGGGGGATTGGCGGCATGGTCGCTTTTACGCCAATGAATGGATCGGCAGAGGCAGCCAAAAAAGTGCTCTACGCTTTATACGAAGCCGGCGTCATCGCCTTCGTCGCAGGTGCTGGACCAGCTCGCGTGCGTTTCCTGCCGCCATTCCTTTCATTAACAAACGATGAAATCGAAAACGTCTGCGACATATTAGAAAGTGTCCTGCTGTCTCTAGAAGTCAGTCCATAG
- a CDS encoding arginine N-succinyltransferase has product MLIRPVEERDLDQLHELAQLTKYGLTTLPKDRATFEKRVRQSLRAFADLDDADPQGQLYLFVMEDTSLRKVVGTCGIVSKVGGFKPFYAFRLEPEIQESKLLGSKHEHRVLHLVKNHDGPTEIGSLFLHPDFRGGGNGRVLSLSRFLFLAEYPQLFEQEVIAEMRGVVDEAGQSPFWEALGVHFFGIDFPNADMLSLINKDFIEELIPRHPVYLDLLSPEAQASVAQVHSNTVPARRLLESEGFAYDNLVDIFEAGPVLHCAQRMIRTVQQSRVLPIMSIESTLKEDHFLAIVSAKDPFFRISGGKIIEKQQGLVIESQLAEELQVTIGQSVRFAPLKAAS; this is encoded by the coding sequence ATGCTCATTCGGCCTGTAGAAGAACGCGATCTCGATCAACTGCACGAACTGGCGCAATTGACGAAGTACGGCCTAACGACACTTCCCAAAGATCGAGCTACTTTTGAGAAACGCGTGCGTCAAAGTCTTCGCGCCTTCGCAGACCTGGATGACGCTGATCCCCAAGGCCAGCTCTACTTGTTCGTCATGGAAGACACGTCTTTGCGAAAAGTCGTGGGCACTTGTGGCATTGTCTCGAAAGTGGGTGGCTTTAAACCTTTCTACGCATTCCGGCTTGAACCAGAAATCCAGGAATCCAAATTGCTGGGCAGCAAACACGAACATCGCGTTTTGCACCTAGTAAAGAACCATGATGGCCCGACGGAAATTGGCAGCCTCTTCTTACACCCTGACTTTCGCGGCGGAGGAAATGGACGAGTCCTTTCGTTGTCTCGCTTTCTTTTCTTAGCCGAGTACCCCCAGCTATTTGAACAAGAAGTAATTGCCGAAATGCGTGGCGTAGTGGATGAGGCTGGACAAAGTCCGTTTTGGGAGGCCCTGGGCGTTCACTTCTTTGGTATAGATTTTCCGAACGCCGACATGCTGAGCCTGATCAACAAAGACTTTATCGAAGAGCTTATTCCCCGCCATCCTGTTTACCTTGACTTGCTTTCGCCAGAAGCCCAAGCGTCTGTAGCACAGGTCCACTCGAATACCGTTCCTGCTCGGCGTTTGCTGGAAAGTGAAGGGTTCGCGTACGACAATCTAGTCGATATCTTCGAGGCCGGACCGGTTCTCCATTGCGCACAAAGGATGATTCGCACGGTTCAGCAAAGCCGGGTTTTACCCATAATGTCCATTGAATCGACTTTGAAGGAAGACCATTTCCTGGCAATCGTATCGGCTAAAGATCCATTCTTCCGTATCAGTGGCGGCAAGATTATCGAGAAACAACAAGGACTAGTAATAGAGTCTCAACTAGCAGAAGAGTTACAGGTGACCATTGGTCAGTCCGTTCGCTTTGCTCCGCTGAAAGCAGCGAGCTGA
- the astD gene encoding succinylglutamate-semialdehyde dehydrogenase — MNYINGIWQKGSGESFASRNPVTDEILWQGSAADTEDIHRAFDTAAKAQSSWCSRSWEERADILRCFAELAEQHCNTLAKAISDEVGKPLWDAMTEAKVVASKCDITIEAYQRLRDETEVSTSTLNGRVVYRPLGVVGVIGPFNFPAHIANGQIVPALLAGNSVIFKPSELTPYVAKLMVELWEKAGLPPGVLNLVQGGVPTSQAILAAPQLRGLFFTGSRATGVKLREALTHRLEVLLALELGGNNPLIVHQPADIDDAVDKVIKSAYLTSGQRCTCARRLILTGDAQPILDRLVEQTSKITVGRPSDVPEPFMGSLINANAVDNVLRFQSQLSSQGGIPLLLSQRLPIGEAFVSPGIIDVTLCSARSDEEVFGPLLQVVRVADLDAAIREANATQYGLAAGIVCRERMCFDRFKNQVKAGLINWNLPTTGASGRLPFGGIGQSGNYRPAGYHAINFCHVPIAEVEALPEGAETK; from the coding sequence ATGAATTACATCAATGGGATCTGGCAGAAGGGCTCAGGCGAATCATTCGCGAGCAGAAACCCCGTAACTGACGAGATTCTCTGGCAGGGTAGTGCAGCTGACACCGAGGACATTCATCGTGCGTTCGATACGGCAGCGAAAGCTCAGAGTAGCTGGTGCTCTCGGTCGTGGGAGGAGCGGGCCGATATACTCCGCTGCTTTGCAGAACTTGCCGAGCAACACTGCAATACGCTTGCCAAGGCTATTTCTGACGAAGTCGGTAAGCCGCTCTGGGATGCCATGACCGAGGCAAAGGTGGTCGCTTCTAAATGTGACATTACGATAGAAGCTTACCAGCGACTTCGTGATGAGACAGAAGTCAGCACCAGCACGCTCAACGGCCGCGTAGTCTATCGACCACTGGGTGTCGTGGGGGTAATTGGGCCTTTCAATTTCCCTGCACATATTGCCAATGGCCAAATTGTTCCGGCGCTTTTGGCTGGCAATAGCGTAATCTTCAAGCCAAGTGAGCTTACCCCTTATGTTGCGAAGCTGATGGTCGAACTATGGGAGAAAGCAGGGTTGCCGCCAGGGGTATTAAATCTCGTCCAAGGTGGTGTACCCACGAGCCAGGCCATCTTAGCTGCACCACAGCTCCGCGGGCTTTTCTTTACCGGCAGCCGCGCCACCGGGGTCAAACTAAGGGAAGCTTTGACACACCGGCTTGAGGTACTGTTAGCGTTAGAACTTGGGGGGAACAATCCTTTGATTGTTCACCAACCGGCTGACATCGACGACGCCGTAGATAAGGTGATCAAATCCGCGTACCTCACATCGGGTCAGCGCTGCACTTGCGCACGGCGGCTTATTCTGACGGGTGACGCCCAACCAATTCTCGATCGACTCGTCGAGCAAACCAGCAAAATTACAGTTGGCCGCCCCAGCGATGTGCCTGAACCCTTTATGGGATCTCTAATTAATGCAAATGCGGTCGACAACGTCCTTCGCTTCCAGTCTCAATTGTCCAGCCAAGGTGGTATTCCACTGCTTTTATCACAGCGATTGCCAATCGGCGAGGCCTTTGTCAGTCCTGGCATCATCGACGTGACGCTGTGCTCAGCGCGATCCGATGAAGAAGTATTCGGTCCGCTGTTGCAGGTGGTACGCGTTGCAGACCTGGATGCTGCCATTCGAGAAGCCAACGCTACACAGTACGGACTTGCCGCAGGGATCGTTTGCCGAGAACGTATGTGTTTCGACCGATTCAAAAACCAGGTGAAGGCCGGGCTGATTAACTGGAACCTCCCCACCACCGGCGCGAGCGGACGATTGCCATTTGGTGGTATTGGCCAGAGCGGCAACTATCGCCCGGCAGGCTATCATGCAATCAACTTCTGCCATGTCCCAATTGCCGAGGTCGAAGCACTTCCGGAAGGAGCCGAGACGAAGTGA
- the astB gene encoding N-succinylarginine dihydrolase, which produces MTTYEVNFDGLIGPTHHYGGLSQGNLASTEHRHSVSSPRSAALQGLAKMKRVADMGIPQAFLPPQFRPDLPFLEEHGFAGSPQEIVSTAYQERPDLLSIAYSASAMWTANAATVSPSSDCVDGRVHFTPANLQTMPHRALEARNTTKTLRSIFHDANRFEVHDPLPSVPETSDEGAANHTRFCRSYDSTGVELFVFGRDGDNDPSLPRFPARQTRAACDAIASTHGLNLDRCVFAHQHPNAIDAGVFHNDVISVGNQTLHLVHQFAFADQDRVLADLADCFGPGLQQVVVPDHELPLADAVQSYFFNSQLISTAPNQMLLLCPIECSENEPANQIIASLLMADNPIRDCQFVDLRESMQNGGGPACLRLRVVLTEDERAAIPESVFLTDRRYHELCDWVRKHYRDRLTVSDLKDESLFEEVSVAMQELHAMLDF; this is translated from the coding sequence GTGACCACCTATGAAGTGAACTTCGACGGGCTTATAGGGCCGACGCATCACTACGGAGGGCTTTCGCAGGGAAACCTAGCTTCCACCGAGCATCGCCATTCGGTCTCTTCCCCACGTAGCGCAGCCCTACAAGGGCTGGCCAAGATGAAACGTGTGGCCGACATGGGGATCCCCCAGGCATTTCTACCGCCGCAATTTCGTCCTGATCTTCCGTTCCTTGAAGAACACGGATTCGCAGGCTCGCCGCAAGAGATTGTCTCCACTGCGTACCAGGAACGCCCTGACCTACTTAGTATTGCCTACAGTGCATCGGCCATGTGGACGGCGAACGCTGCGACGGTTTCCCCCAGCAGCGACTGTGTGGATGGCCGGGTTCATTTCACGCCAGCCAACTTACAAACCATGCCGCACCGTGCTCTAGAAGCTAGGAACACCACGAAAACACTACGGTCGATCTTTCATGATGCGAATCGCTTCGAGGTTCATGATCCATTACCGTCCGTGCCGGAGACGAGTGACGAAGGAGCTGCCAATCACACGAGGTTCTGCCGAAGCTATGACAGCACCGGTGTCGAGCTTTTTGTGTTTGGTCGAGATGGTGATAACGACCCTAGCTTGCCACGATTTCCGGCTCGCCAAACGCGTGCGGCCTGTGATGCGATCGCTTCTACGCATGGGTTGAACCTCGATCGCTGTGTTTTCGCTCATCAGCACCCCAACGCAATTGATGCAGGCGTGTTTCATAACGACGTCATCTCGGTCGGCAATCAAACGCTCCACTTGGTTCACCAATTCGCGTTTGCTGATCAAGACCGCGTTTTGGCGGACCTTGCCGATTGCTTTGGTCCTGGTCTACAGCAGGTGGTTGTTCCCGATCACGAACTGCCGTTAGCCGATGCCGTTCAAAGCTATTTCTTCAACAGTCAGCTCATTTCCACAGCGCCCAACCAGATGCTGCTACTTTGTCCGATCGAATGCTCCGAGAATGAGCCTGCGAATCAAATAATCGCCAGCCTGTTGATGGCTGATAATCCAATTCGCGATTGCCAATTCGTCGACCTGCGCGAGAGCATGCAGAACGGAGGTGGCCCGGCTTGCTTACGATTGCGGGTCGTTCTTACGGAAGATGAACGTGCGGCTATTCCGGAGTCCGTATTCTTAACAGATCGGCGGTACCACGAACTGTGCGACTGGGTGCGGAAACACTATCGAGATCGGCTTACGGTCAGCGACCTGAAAGACGAAAGCTTATTCGAAGAAGTTAGCGTCGCCATGCAGGAATTGCATGCTATGCTCGACTTCTAA
- a CDS encoding RNA 2'-phosphotransferase, whose translation MNAEKIKQISKRMSYILRHKPDSAGLTLAPGGWVAIDDLIGALKISREYLDEVVSTNDKQRFEYSEDATKIRARQGHSTAVDLQYEAATPPDLLFHGTAVRFLESIRENGLIRGKRHHVHLSVDREMMIAVGSRHGKPVVLEVNAKQMLMDGNQFYVTGNHVWLTEHVAPQYIRESP comes from the coding sequence GTGAATGCGGAGAAGATAAAACAAATCAGTAAAAGAATGAGTTACATTTTGCGGCATAAGCCAGATTCTGCAGGACTGACTCTGGCACCAGGCGGTTGGGTCGCGATAGACGACCTCATTGGGGCCTTGAAGATTTCACGAGAATATCTGGACGAGGTGGTCTCTACCAATGACAAGCAGCGTTTCGAGTATTCAGAGGACGCTACCAAGATTCGAGCACGGCAAGGGCATTCGACAGCCGTTGACCTTCAATACGAAGCCGCCACACCACCCGACTTGCTATTTCATGGAACGGCAGTGCGGTTTCTCGAATCGATCCGAGAGAATGGGCTGATTCGAGGTAAACGACACCATGTCCATCTTTCGGTTGATCGTGAAATGATGATTGCCGTAGGAAGTCGTCATGGCAAACCGGTCGTCCTTGAAGTCAACGCAAAGCAAATGCTGATGGATGGCAACCAATTCTATGTGACCGGTAACCACGTATGGCTGACGGAACATGTCGCGCCGCAGTACATTCGCGAGAGTCCTTAG